From one Enterobacter kobei genomic stretch:
- a CDS encoding YceI family protein — protein sequence MKKSLTALALSALLFTTGSAVAADYKIDKEGQHAFVNFRIQHLGYSWLYGTFKDFDGTFTFDEKNPAADKVNVTINTNSVDTNHAERDKHLRSAEFLNVAKFPQATFASTAVKKDGDALDITGDLTLNGVTKPVTLKAKLIGQGDDPWGGVRAGFEAEGKIKLKDYNITTDLGPASQDVDLIISVEGVRKK from the coding sequence ATGAAGAAAAGCCTTACCGCCCTGGCCCTGAGCGCCCTGCTGTTCACCACGGGTTCTGCCGTAGCCGCAGACTATAAAATTGATAAAGAGGGCCAGCACGCCTTCGTTAACTTCCGTATTCAGCATCTGGGTTACAGCTGGCTGTACGGTACGTTCAAAGACTTCGATGGTACCTTTACTTTCGATGAGAAAAACCCGGCGGCAGATAAAGTCAACGTCACCATCAACACCAACAGCGTGGATACCAATCATGCCGAGCGTGATAAGCACCTGCGCAGCGCGGAGTTCCTGAACGTCGCGAAATTCCCGCAGGCGACTTTCGCCTCGACTGCCGTGAAGAAAGACGGGGATGCACTGGATATTACCGGTGATTTGACGCTCAATGGCGTAACTAAACCGGTTACGCTGAAAGCGAAGCTGATTGGTCAGGGTGACGATCCGTGGGGCGGCGTGCGCGCAGGCTTTGAAGCGGAAGGTAAAATCAAGCTGAAAGATTACAACATCACTACCGATCTCGGTCCGGCGTCTCAGGATGTGGATCTGATTATTTCGGTGGAAGGTGTGCGTAAGAAGTAA
- the solA gene encoding N-methyl-L-tryptophan oxidase translates to MKYDLIIVGSGSVGAAAGYYATRAGLNVLMTDAWLPPHQHGSHHGDTRLIRHAYGEGEKYVPLVLRAQSLWDALAADSGEAVFERTGVINLGPADSAFLANVAQSAREFNLEVERLDADALMARWPEIRVPEGYIGLFESQSGLLRSELAVKTWIRLAREAGCAQLFNCPVTAIHHHDDGVTIDTADGQYSGAKLLVSAGTWVTRLLPSLPVQPVRKIFAWYQADGRYSAKNNFPAFTGEMPSGEQFYGFPAENDELKIGKHNGGQIIATEEERTPFGSVATDGSEAFPFLRQFLPGIGCCLHGAACTYDNSPDEDFIIDTLPGHDNTLLISGLSGHGFKFAPVLGEIAAQFAADKTSSFDLTPFALSRFDKR, encoded by the coding sequence ATGAAATATGACCTGATCATCGTCGGCAGTGGCTCGGTGGGAGCCGCCGCAGGCTACTATGCCACGCGCGCCGGGCTGAACGTCCTGATGACCGATGCCTGGCTGCCGCCCCATCAGCATGGCAGCCACCACGGTGATACCCGACTGATTCGCCACGCCTACGGCGAGGGGGAAAAATATGTTCCCCTGGTGCTGCGCGCACAATCCCTGTGGGATGCGCTGGCCGCTGACAGTGGAGAAGCGGTCTTTGAGCGCACCGGCGTGATTAATCTTGGTCCTGCGGATTCCGCTTTCCTTGCCAATGTCGCCCAAAGCGCCCGTGAATTTAACCTCGAGGTTGAACGCCTTGATGCCGATGCGCTGATGGCCCGCTGGCCGGAGATCCGCGTGCCGGAGGGCTATATCGGCCTGTTTGAATCACAGTCAGGCTTGCTCAGAAGTGAACTGGCAGTCAAAACCTGGATCCGCCTCGCCCGTGAAGCGGGCTGCGCGCAGCTGTTTAACTGCCCGGTCACCGCCATACATCATCATGATGACGGCGTGACCATTGATACCGCCGACGGTCAGTACAGCGGCGCAAAACTGCTGGTCAGCGCCGGTACCTGGGTGACCCGTCTGCTCCCGTCCCTGCCGGTGCAACCGGTACGTAAGATCTTCGCCTGGTATCAGGCCGATGGCCGTTACAGCGCCAAAAATAATTTCCCGGCCTTTACCGGCGAAATGCCATCTGGCGAGCAGTTTTACGGCTTCCCGGCCGAGAATGACGAACTGAAGATCGGCAAGCATAACGGTGGACAGATTATCGCCACGGAAGAAGAGCGCACCCCGTTTGGCAGCGTCGCCACCGATGGCTCTGAAGCCTTTCCTTTCCTGCGTCAGTTCCTGCCTGGCATTGGCTGCTGCCTGCATGGCGCAGCCTGTACCTATGATAATTCCCCGGACGAGGACTTTATCATCGACACGCTGCCAGGCCATGACAACACGCTGCTGATCAGCGGCCTGAGCGGACACGGCTTTAAGTTCGCCCCGGTACTGGGCGAGATCGCCGCCCAGTTCGCGGCAGACAAGACATCGTCGTTTGATCTGACGCCTTTCGCGTTAAGCCGCTTCGACAAAAGGTAA
- the bssS gene encoding biofilm formation regulator BssS has protein sequence MVKNNEVIQTHPLVGWDISTVDSYDAMMLRLHYQTPSQPDRDDTEVGQTLWLTTEVARQFISILEAGIAKIESGDFQADEYRRH, from the coding sequence ATGGTTAAAAATAATGAAGTCATTCAAACTCATCCGCTTGTTGGGTGGGACATCAGCACCGTCGACAGCTACGATGCCATGATGCTGCGTTTGCACTACCAGACCCCAAGCCAGCCCGACCGTGATGACACTGAGGTCGGACAGACACTATGGCTTACCACTGAAGTTGCCCGTCAGTTTATTTCGATTCTGGAAGCAGGGATCGCCAAAATCGAATCCGGCGACTTTCAGGCGGACGAGTATCGCCGACACTAG
- the trhO gene encoding oxygen-dependent tRNA uridine(34) hydroxylase TrhO, with translation MPVLHNRISNEELKARMLAEAEPRTTVSFYKYFTIHDPKATRDALYQALTALNVFGRIYLAHEGINAQISVPQSQFEALRDCLYAFDPALDGLRLNVALDDDGKSFWVLRMKVRDRIVADGIEDETFDASNVGDYLKAAEVNAMLDDPDAVFIDMRNHYEYEVGHFEDALEIPADTFREQLPKAVEMMQEHKDKKIVMYCTGGIRCEKASAWMKHNGFNKVWHIEGGIIEYARRAREQGLPVRFIGKNFVFDERMGERISDDVIAHCHQCGTPCDNHTNCLNDGCHLLFIQCPACAEKFSGCCSVLCQEERALPEEEQRRRRAGRENGNKIFNKSRGRLNTTLGIPDPE, from the coding sequence ATGCCAGTGTTACACAACCGCATTTCGAATGAGGAACTGAAGGCGCGTATGCTGGCGGAAGCCGAGCCGCGCACCACGGTCTCATTCTATAAGTATTTCACTATCCACGATCCGAAAGCGACGCGCGATGCGCTTTATCAGGCATTAACGGCGCTTAATGTTTTCGGGCGCATTTATTTAGCACATGAAGGTATCAATGCGCAAATCAGCGTGCCACAAAGTCAATTTGAGGCGCTGCGTGATTGTCTTTACGCCTTCGACCCGGCACTGGACGGCCTGCGCCTGAACGTGGCGCTGGACGATGATGGAAAATCCTTCTGGGTACTGCGCATGAAAGTGCGCGACCGTATCGTCGCCGACGGTATTGAAGATGAAACCTTTGACGCCAGCAACGTGGGCGATTATCTGAAGGCGGCGGAAGTCAACGCCATGCTGGACGATCCCGACGCGGTGTTCATTGATATGCGTAACCATTACGAATACGAAGTGGGGCATTTTGAAGACGCGCTGGAGATCCCGGCGGATACCTTCCGTGAGCAGCTGCCAAAAGCCGTCGAAATGATGCAGGAGCATAAAGACAAGAAAATTGTCATGTACTGCACCGGTGGTATTCGCTGTGAAAAAGCCAGCGCCTGGATGAAACATAACGGTTTCAACAAAGTGTGGCACATTGAAGGCGGTATTATTGAGTACGCCCGTCGCGCCCGCGAACAGGGGCTGCCGGTACGTTTTATCGGTAAAAACTTTGTTTTCGATGAGCGGATGGGCGAGCGGATTTCTGACGATGTGATCGCCCACTGCCACCAGTGCGGCACGCCGTGCGACAACCATACCAACTGTCTGAATGACGGCTGTCATCTGCTGTTTATTCAGTGTCCAGCCTGTGCCGAGAAGTTCAGCGGCTGTTGCAGTGTGCTGTGTCAGGAGGAGCGGGCGCTGCCGGAAGAAGAGCAACGTCGCCGTCGGGCAGGACGTGAAAACGGTAATAAGATCTTTAATAAATCACGTGGTCGTCTCAATACCACGCTTGGGATCCCCGATCCCGAATAA
- a CDS encoding YceO family protein — MRRLFEFFMNNIREHFMLYIAFWLLLGVLDIIYLFFLD, encoded by the coding sequence ATGCGTCGGTTATTTGAATTTTTCATGAATAATATTCGCGAGCATTTTATGCTCTATATCGCTTTCTGGCTGCTGCTGGGCGTGCTGGATATTATCTATCTCTTTTTCCTGGATTAA
- a CDS encoding cytochrome b has protein sequence MQWRNSPRRYGVLSMALHWLMALVVYGMFALGLWMVTLSYYDGWYHQAPELHKSIGILLMMGLVIRLLWRWISPLPAALKSWSRTTRLAAVAGHVALYSLLFAIVFSGYLISTADGKPISVFGWFDIPATFADAGVQADLAGEIHLWLAWSVVILSALHALAALKHHFIDKDDTLKRMLGKSSPDSGAQ, from the coding sequence ATGCAATGGCGTAATTCTCCCCGCCGTTATGGCGTGCTGTCGATGGCCCTCCACTGGCTGATGGCACTGGTGGTTTACGGGATGTTTGCCCTTGGGTTGTGGATGGTGACGCTGAGCTATTATGACGGCTGGTATCACCAGGCACCTGAACTGCATAAAAGCATCGGCATTCTGCTGATGATGGGACTGGTGATCCGTCTGCTCTGGCGCTGGATCTCCCCGCTGCCTGCGGCATTGAAATCCTGGTCCCGCACCACCCGTCTCGCCGCTGTTGCCGGGCATGTCGCCCTGTACAGCCTGCTGTTCGCCATTGTCTTCAGTGGCTATCTGATTTCCACCGCCGACGGCAAGCCCATTAGCGTCTTTGGCTGGTTCGACATCCCCGCCACCTTTGCCGACGCGGGCGTACAGGCCGACCTGGCAGGTGAGATCCATTTATGGCTGGCCTGGAGCGTGGTGATCCTCTCCGCGCTGCATGCGCTTGCCGCCCTGAAACACCACTTTATTGATAAAGATGACACCCTTAAGCGCATGCTGGGTAAATCATCCCCTGACTCTGGAGCACAATGA
- a CDS encoding Kdo(2)-lipid IV(A) acyltransferase, with translation MTHLPKFSTALLHPRYWLTWFGIGLLWLLVQLPYPVIYRMGMGLGHLALRVMKRRVHVATRNLELCFPEMSPAARHEQVVKNFESVGMGLFETGMAWFWSDKRIARWADIINFEPVYELQRQKRGILLIGVHFLTLELGARMFGMQTPGIGVYRPNDNPVIDLLQTWGRLRSNKTMLDRKDLKGMVRALKNGEVVWYAPDHDYGPRASVFVPFFAVEQAATTSGTWMLARMSNASIVPFVPRRKPDGKGYELVMLDPQNDPPLDDAETTAAWMNGVIEKCIMMAPDQYMWLHRRFKTRPEGVPSRY, from the coding sequence ATGACACATCTACCTAAATTTTCCACCGCCCTACTCCATCCTCGCTACTGGTTAACCTGGTTTGGTATTGGCTTGCTGTGGCTGCTGGTACAACTTCCGTACCCGGTGATTTATCGAATGGGCATGGGGCTGGGTCATCTGGCGCTGCGCGTGATGAAGCGTCGTGTGCATGTTGCTACCCGTAATCTGGAGCTGTGCTTCCCGGAAATGAGTCCAGCGGCGCGCCATGAACAGGTGGTGAAGAATTTTGAGTCAGTCGGCATGGGGCTGTTCGAAACCGGCATGGCCTGGTTCTGGTCGGACAAACGTATTGCTCGCTGGGCGGACATCATCAATTTTGAGCCGGTGTACGAGCTGCAACGCCAGAAACGCGGCATTTTGCTGATCGGCGTACATTTTTTGACCCTCGAACTGGGCGCGCGCATGTTTGGTATGCAGACGCCGGGGATTGGCGTTTATCGCCCGAACGACAACCCGGTGATCGACCTGCTGCAAACCTGGGGACGCCTGCGTTCCAATAAAACCATGCTCGACCGCAAAGATTTGAAAGGCATGGTGCGGGCATTGAAAAACGGCGAAGTGGTCTGGTACGCACCGGATCATGACTACGGCCCGCGCGCCAGCGTGTTTGTGCCCTTTTTCGCCGTAGAGCAGGCGGCAACGACCTCCGGCACCTGGATGCTGGCGCGCATGTCCAATGCCAGTATCGTGCCTTTCGTACCGCGCCGTAAGCCTGACGGTAAAGGTTATGAGCTGGTGATGCTGGATCCGCAAAACGATCCTCCGCTCGATGACGCCGAGACCACTGCCGCCTGGATGAACGGCGTGATCGAAAAATGCATCATGATGGCTCCGGACCAGTACATGTGGCTGCACCGCCGCTTCAAGACCCGCCCGGAAGGCGTCCCTTCGCGTTATTAA